The proteins below come from a single Arthrobacter sp. B1I2 genomic window:
- a CDS encoding lipase/acyltransferase domain-containing protein: protein MGRIAGYEYLLKSLARSLNLTAGNAFDDAPANLIAFPYDWRLSCRYNARQLKAVVDRKLQLWRIHSGEPGAKVILIAHSMGGLVARYYLEVTGDAEDRGDGQWRKCRALFSFGTPYRGSIDAVGYVANGYKKLFHDFTEMLRSCPSVYELMPVYRAINHNGTWKRPYDIDIPNATPGYLNAAKVFHDEIKAATAMHARDPDYAKDAYKTFPLVGVGQTTLQSANFSGSSLSTSWTVPESIDNLLAGGDGTVPRVSATPIELSEDQRETFLGERHGFLQSSATLLDDLFERVKQVQSRGLAEIQGGGQLRLNPIDLLLDDLYEPNEPIVIRARVGTMDPAHTLVADIQQVEGLQAGPPDRHFLAEGLDHYHEAKIEGLSPGRYTVTVGTDSGRLPRPTPVHGTFDVVGKVGW, encoded by the coding sequence ATGGGCAGGATTGCCGGCTACGAGTATCTTCTAAAATCACTGGCCAGATCGCTAAACCTCACCGCAGGCAACGCCTTTGATGATGCCCCGGCCAATCTTATTGCCTTCCCTTACGATTGGCGGCTTAGTTGTAGATATAACGCGCGGCAGTTGAAGGCTGTCGTTGATAGGAAGCTCCAGCTGTGGCGAATTCACTCAGGGGAACCCGGCGCAAAGGTCATCCTAATCGCTCACAGCATGGGTGGTCTCGTGGCCCGGTATTATCTCGAGGTTACGGGTGATGCTGAAGACAGGGGCGACGGCCAATGGCGCAAATGTCGGGCCTTATTCTCCTTTGGCACGCCCTATCGGGGTTCTATTGACGCCGTCGGGTATGTAGCTAATGGCTACAAGAAGCTTTTCCACGATTTTACCGAAATGCTGAGGAGTTGCCCGTCAGTTTACGAGCTAATGCCTGTTTACCGGGCAATAAACCATAACGGCACCTGGAAGCGACCTTATGATATAGACATTCCGAATGCCACTCCCGGCTACTTAAATGCTGCTAAAGTATTCCACGATGAAATTAAAGCTGCAACTGCAATGCATGCTAGGGATCCCGACTATGCAAAGGACGCTTACAAGACGTTTCCGCTTGTAGGCGTGGGGCAAACTACTCTTCAGTCTGCCAACTTCTCCGGGAGCTCGTTGAGCACGAGTTGGACGGTGCCAGAATCAATAGACAATCTTCTAGCGGGCGGCGACGGCACCGTTCCTCGGGTATCCGCCACCCCCATTGAGCTCTCGGAAGATCAAAGGGAGACGTTCCTAGGTGAGCGGCATGGCTTCCTGCAGAGTAGTGCGACGCTGTTGGACGACCTGTTCGAACGGGTAAAACAGGTGCAATCCCGGGGGCTTGCCGAAATTCAAGGCGGGGGCCAGCTGCGTTTAAATCCCATTGATTTGCTTCTTGACGACCTTTACGAGCCGAACGAGCCGATAGTTATTCGGGCTCGTGTTGGCACGATGGACCCAGCCCATACCCTTGTCGCTGACATCCAGCAAGTCGAAGGTCTGCAGGCAGGCCCACCTGACCGGCACTTCTTGGCAGAAGGGCTAGATCACTACCACGAAGCAAAGATTGAAGGGCTGTCACCTGGTAGATACACCGTTACGGTTGGCACAGACAGTGGGCGCTTACCGCGCCCCACTCCGGTGCATGGAACATTCGATGTAGTAGGCAAAGTGGGTTGGTGA
- a CDS encoding helix-turn-helix domain-containing protein, translated as MSQVADELFVGLPTVRQLLGTGELRGFQVGGRGLWRVAVKDLEDYIERAYLKTAERVATGAVSEEDTSTILSTTTAQWGYPLPSPWECRGRPSAMRDLRERRSNL; from the coding sequence ATGTCTCAGGTTGCAGACGAGCTGTTCGTTGGCCTGCCTACTGTTCGCCAGTTACTGGGAACCGGGGAGCTACGTGGATTCCAGGTTGGTGGCCGGGGATTGTGGCGTGTGGCTGTCAAGGATCTTGAGGACTACATCGAGCGGGCTTACCTCAAGACTGCTGAGCGCGTAGCCACCGGCGCAGTGTCCGAAGAGGACACGTCTACGATATTGAGTACAACAACCGCGCAGTGGGGGTACCCATTGCCCTCCCCATGGGAGTGCCGGGGCAGGCCCTCTGCGATGCGTGACCTCCGGGAACGGCGCAGCAATCTCTGA
- a CDS encoding DUF2510 domain-containing protein produces MVWPAGWYPDPNVPAHQRWWDGKEWTPHVRPVEASADDPSSRSRDQSSSATKPAVHGFLGRLGASTYVALGLLALLLVPFAATGGFFVWLALAMFLLLLTGLYTLLTGRRSWAHIRGRRAGAVVIGASVVCLLASVLLVGETAPVANKEPVVPTSAVAASPTISAPGTPTPTAPSILVTPTPTPSALATPTAQSEPTSAAPDTTATAIASPPPEAPTTSPSVEAPTTSSQPTTASPPAEATNDASTYAAKYTQALLARIHASTFAETCGRSVSLGGNAWACVIDHLASPDDQTIEIYLTSSADFALETRVVPTIFDKVTVTQVPNLNTCVYHFAAIAPDAQRVDWYTPRCRTKHDSLL; encoded by the coding sequence ATGGTCTGGCCAGCTGGATGGTATCCAGATCCTAACGTTCCCGCACACCAACGTTGGTGGGACGGAAAAGAATGGACGCCGCACGTGCGCCCAGTAGAAGCCAGTGCGGACGATCCTAGCTCCCGAAGTCGAGATCAGTCGAGCAGCGCGACAAAGCCGGCTGTGCACGGGTTTCTCGGGCGGCTGGGAGCTTCCACATACGTCGCACTTGGCCTACTGGCTCTGCTTCTGGTCCCTTTCGCGGCAACCGGGGGGTTTTTTGTTTGGCTTGCCTTGGCGATGTTCCTCCTGCTTCTGACTGGCCTATATACCCTGCTGACCGGGCGCAGGTCTTGGGCCCATATCAGGGGGCGGCGGGCAGGAGCCGTTGTCATCGGCGCAAGCGTGGTATGCCTCTTGGCGTCAGTCTTACTTGTTGGCGAGACGGCCCCCGTTGCCAACAAAGAACCGGTTGTACCGACGTCGGCAGTTGCCGCCTCGCCAACAATTAGCGCTCCTGGGACTCCAACTCCAACGGCGCCCTCTATCCTGGTAACCCCCACTCCGACCCCAAGTGCCCTAGCAACGCCAACTGCTCAGTCAGAACCAACTTCCGCGGCTCCTGATACCACAGCCACAGCAATTGCTTCTCCGCCCCCGGAGGCACCCACGACCAGCCCATCCGTTGAGGCGCCGACGACCTCGAGCCAACCAACGACAGCCAGCCCACCCGCTGAGGCAACAAACGATGCCTCAACTTACGCCGCAAAATACACTCAGGCCCTACTGGCCAGGATCCATGCCAGCACATTCGCGGAAACGTGCGGCCGAAGCGTCAGCTTAGGCGGTAACGCTTGGGCATGCGTGATCGACCATTTGGCTTCCCCAGACGATCAGACCATTGAAATATATTTGACCTCAAGTGCCGACTTTGCGCTGGAAACAAGAGTCGTTCCCACAATTTTTGACAAAGTGACAGTGACGCAGGTCCCGAATTTGAATACGTGCGTGTACCATTTTGCTGCTATCGCTCCAGACGCACAGCGTGTCGATTGGTACACCCCACGGTGCCGTACCAAGCACGATTCGCTGCTTTAG
- a CDS encoding WD40 repeat domain-containing protein yields MAAGREQLDKREFRFAIDVAYLQDVLKIGEAIETPEKHEEDVLLRTNFSQLLDDPDYAVFAGRDDAFQVIETFLAGPSAVLAVTAPAGLGKTALLAELVRRQPSDSVYHFFNARYENGEWLDEVFFLRSMIQQFDPGGGSRAKMDLASLRAIYRRFLLRSGSVASFQSAKPKTIILDGLDEVRGWSPATYISGRLADDTHVIVSIRDTGQDWHEDYQLRRTTVTELPLQGFDGTAVAAVFEATGDLSSDLIRQPGAVSTIMDRAAYVQDGVDRRSGSSFPSADPLYVRFLAEDANTPGVTLQDLTSKPRGLSSYLDRWWLELCNVAGDQVPIKLFAVLTVSFGPLTRDDLAAAVPEHVNDPLGYTTDWFERKLLPRIRRVVSGNNSIGYSLTHPRLRQHFLEKFTPTLLNEARQDLLNYCSAWSESESRYGVTNYPFHLAELDPGSLPALCEDFGYLERAIRTLGVDRVAGNLRKICALPEIKGAVEDSSRKIVHLLDLEAHHLRPPFFVDDDGYCARQLGMQALINSDLDLGGRAQNFLASISDSTLVPIWSAGAASPALKRTFEGHTHRISSVCMTPDGSRAVSGAWDNEVRVWDLEEGVPLLTLDGHTDHVLCVAVSMDGTTAISGGRDKTAILWDLRTRQVVSVLQGHSQAVTAVAISASGDTAFTASWDGTARIWPIISGQASKVLEGHRGPITAFAVSPQGDFVVTGGLDATVRIWDADSGVQRPQLVGHVGSIHSIAIEPGGKRILTGADDATALLWSVETGKVLSTLKGHSLGIKATSFYSDGLHALTGSDDQTAKLWDLTTGDVIQTFRGHSGHVNGVLPVLHDSAALTASWDGTIRVWNTDTGSVIQVLDAHNNAVTAVASNREGTQCVTASIDRKIRHWDVPATALTRRLRGHSDRVLSAALSGSNETLVTTSSDGTVIVWDLANGEELHRLSAHSGRVTGLSVSPDGSRGLTTDAQGTVMYWDLSAGRLLLTLRGQRFNSSILSPEADRAMTVGTDGAATLWDLRDGHKIHTLRAHSNSALSVAITPDGQRAVTTGSDSTACHWDLTNGEMLHILRGHTGRVVSVVITPDGTRALTASNDGSVRQWNLITGKSMHTLRGLTDGKTSLIGSVSLDKSGTRALTGGKDGVARLWDLRTGTLLRELSGHNRPLTSVVISDDGMHAMTTGWDSTARIWNLDSFDQEQQVALGSVATCGVWSTIGGSTTAVLGEESGTVTVFRGTPRTPA; encoded by the coding sequence GTGGCTGCAGGCCGGGAACAACTTGACAAACGGGAGTTTCGATTTGCCATCGATGTGGCTTATCTTCAAGATGTCCTGAAGATCGGTGAGGCGATAGAAACCCCGGAAAAGCACGAAGAGGACGTTCTCCTACGGACGAACTTCAGCCAGCTACTGGACGATCCAGATTACGCTGTTTTCGCGGGCCGCGACGACGCGTTTCAAGTTATCGAGACATTTCTCGCTGGACCATCTGCCGTCTTAGCAGTCACTGCCCCCGCAGGCCTTGGTAAAACCGCCCTTCTTGCCGAACTAGTGCGGCGCCAGCCCTCCGATTCCGTTTATCATTTCTTCAATGCACGATACGAAAACGGTGAATGGCTGGATGAAGTCTTCTTCCTGCGTAGCATGATCCAGCAATTCGACCCAGGCGGCGGAAGCCGAGCAAAGATGGATCTCGCTTCCTTACGAGCGATATACCGGCGCTTTTTACTCCGTTCAGGATCAGTGGCTTCTTTTCAGAGCGCCAAGCCAAAAACAATTATTCTCGACGGTTTAGACGAAGTACGAGGATGGTCGCCTGCAACGTATATCTCCGGGCGTCTTGCGGATGACACTCACGTGATTGTGAGTATTCGCGATACCGGCCAAGACTGGCACGAAGATTACCAACTGCGTAGGACTACCGTCACAGAGCTACCCCTTCAGGGCTTCGACGGTACGGCGGTCGCGGCGGTCTTTGAAGCCACTGGCGACCTTTCATCCGATCTAATTCGGCAACCTGGAGCTGTGTCTACGATCATGGATAGAGCGGCATACGTGCAGGATGGCGTCGACAGGAGATCCGGTTCATCATTTCCTTCAGCGGATCCCCTTTACGTCCGGTTTCTAGCTGAGGACGCCAACACCCCCGGAGTTACCCTTCAGGACCTTACTTCAAAACCTAGGGGTTTAAGCTCATATCTTGACCGATGGTGGTTAGAACTTTGTAACGTTGCAGGCGACCAGGTTCCGATCAAATTGTTTGCGGTTCTTACCGTCTCTTTTGGCCCTCTGACGCGCGATGACTTGGCCGCTGCGGTACCCGAGCATGTGAATGATCCCCTTGGGTATACAACGGACTGGTTTGAACGCAAGCTGCTGCCGAGGATCCGAAGAGTTGTTTCTGGCAACAACTCGATTGGCTACTCGTTGACGCACCCCCGATTACGTCAGCACTTTCTGGAAAAATTCACCCCTACTTTACTCAACGAAGCTCGCCAAGATCTCTTGAATTATTGCAGCGCATGGTCCGAATCCGAAAGCCGCTACGGCGTAACGAACTATCCCTTCCATCTAGCAGAGCTTGACCCCGGGTCGCTTCCTGCCCTTTGTGAAGACTTCGGCTACCTCGAACGCGCCATCCGTACCTTGGGAGTCGATCGTGTGGCCGGTAACTTGCGAAAAATATGCGCTCTGCCAGAGATAAAAGGCGCAGTTGAGGATTCTTCGAGGAAAATAGTCCACCTCCTTGACCTCGAGGCTCATCATCTGAGGCCACCTTTCTTCGTGGATGACGATGGCTATTGTGCCAGGCAACTTGGAATGCAGGCCCTCATTAATTCCGACCTTGACCTCGGCGGGCGAGCGCAAAACTTCTTAGCCAGCATCTCGGATAGCACTTTGGTTCCTATTTGGTCCGCTGGTGCAGCAAGTCCTGCCCTAAAGCGGACCTTCGAGGGCCATACTCACCGAATCAGCTCGGTTTGCATGACCCCTGACGGCAGTCGTGCTGTTAGCGGCGCGTGGGATAACGAAGTCCGAGTCTGGGATCTAGAAGAAGGGGTTCCGCTGCTCACTCTCGACGGACACACTGATCATGTCTTGTGCGTGGCAGTGTCGATGGACGGGACAACCGCTATATCTGGGGGCCGGGACAAGACGGCCATCTTATGGGATCTCAGAACCAGGCAAGTTGTTTCAGTCTTGCAAGGCCACTCCCAAGCAGTTACGGCTGTTGCCATCTCTGCAAGCGGTGACACAGCATTCACGGCGAGCTGGGATGGAACCGCAAGAATCTGGCCAATAATATCTGGCCAGGCAAGCAAAGTTTTGGAAGGTCATCGCGGCCCGATCACCGCCTTTGCTGTGAGCCCGCAAGGAGACTTCGTTGTTACTGGGGGCCTGGACGCGACTGTCCGCATTTGGGACGCCGATTCAGGGGTGCAGCGTCCGCAACTGGTCGGACATGTGGGCTCGATTCACTCGATAGCGATCGAACCGGGTGGAAAACGGATCCTCACTGGAGCCGACGACGCCACTGCTCTGCTTTGGAGTGTCGAAACTGGAAAGGTTCTATCGACGCTGAAGGGTCACTCGCTGGGCATCAAAGCAACCTCCTTCTATTCAGATGGCCTCCACGCGCTGACCGGTAGTGATGACCAAACAGCAAAACTTTGGGATCTCACGACCGGCGACGTGATCCAAACGTTCCGGGGGCATAGTGGGCATGTAAACGGCGTGCTACCGGTGTTGCATGACTCGGCTGCGCTAACCGCAAGCTGGGACGGTACGATTCGCGTTTGGAACACTGACACTGGATCGGTGATTCAGGTCCTCGACGCTCACAACAACGCCGTCACGGCGGTGGCTTCCAATCGGGAAGGAACGCAATGTGTCACGGCCAGTATCGACCGCAAGATCCGTCATTGGGACGTCCCTGCTACGGCATTAACCCGACGTCTCCGAGGCCACTCAGATCGGGTGCTCTCGGCAGCCCTGTCGGGAAGCAATGAAACCCTCGTAACCACTAGTAGTGACGGAACTGTCATAGTTTGGGATCTTGCGAACGGCGAGGAATTGCATAGGCTCTCCGCGCACTCAGGACGGGTTACAGGTCTGTCTGTTTCACCCGATGGCTCGCGGGGCCTTACTACCGACGCTCAAGGCACCGTTATGTACTGGGATCTTTCCGCTGGTCGGTTGCTGCTGACACTCAGAGGCCAAAGATTCAACTCAAGCATTCTTTCGCCCGAAGCTGACAGGGCTATGACAGTTGGCACGGATGGGGCCGCAACCTTATGGGACCTGCGAGACGGCCACAAGATTCATACACTAAGAGCTCATTCGAACTCAGCGCTATCTGTGGCCATTACCCCTGACGGACAGCGTGCAGTAACTACGGGTTCCGATTCCACGGCTTGTCATTGGGACCTTACGAACGGTGAGATGCTGCACATTCTAAGGGGTCACACGGGGCGTGTGGTTTCGGTTGTCATCACCCCGGATGGGACACGTGCACTGACGGCCAGTAACGACGGCAGTGTGCGTCAGTGGAATCTGATAACTGGAAAGAGTATGCACACCCTTCGCGGCCTCACTGACGGGAAAACGTCTTTGATAGGAAGTGTTTCCCTCGACAAGAGCGGGACGCGAGCACTTACCGGGGGGAAAGATGGGGTTGCCCGTCTGTGGGACCTGAGGACAGGCACTTTGTTGCGCGAGCTAAGCGGCCACAATCGTCCCCTCACTTCAGTGGTTATATCGGACGATGGCATGCATGCCATGACCACAGGCTGGGACTCTACGGCCAGGATCTGGAACCTTGATTCATTCGATCAAGAGCAGCAAGTTGCTCTAGGTTCGGTAGCAACGTGTGGCGTTTGGTCCACCATCGGAGGTTCTACGACGGCAGTCTTAGGCGAAGAGTCCGGCACGGTCACCGTCTTTAGGGGAACACCACGAACCCCTGCCTAA
- a CDS encoding histone-like nucleoid-structuring protein Lsr2, with product MAKKTVVLLEDDIDGSEASQTVSFALDGTEYEIDLNDSHANELREALAHFTSAGRKLSGGRTRPIIRHRSAQGGPDAKAVRQWATEMASR from the coding sequence ATGGCAAAAAAGACAGTAGTCCTTCTTGAGGACGACATTGACGGCTCGGAAGCCAGTCAGACGGTATCCTTCGCCCTCGACGGTACCGAATACGAGATTGATTTGAATGACAGCCATGCCAATGAACTCCGGGAAGCTTTAGCGCATTTTACAAGCGCGGGCCGAAAGTTGTCCGGCGGGCGTACTCGTCCAATTATTCGGCATCGGTCCGCCCAAGGAGGCCCGGACGCTAAAGCCGTCCGGCAATGGGCGACTGAAATGGCATCCAGGTGA
- a CDS encoding recombinase family protein, which translates to MEKTPCGRRKPLAIAYTRVSTLEQAEQGASLEAQKNVLAAEAAMRNWDVEVIADEGVSAKSLKRPGLQLALAKLDSGQADYLLSVRLDRVSRSVADFAGLLDRAGRKGWGLALLSPNIDTSDAAGRFTGNVLASAAQYERELIGARTREGMAQRRAEGVKLGRPRSLATGVSDEIVNLRGLGRSLSAIANELNDRGVPTAQGGARWYAATIKKIIVSRSGESDLDGCPWEGLNDDKTVAC; encoded by the coding sequence GTGGAAAAGACCCCCTGCGGTCGGAGAAAGCCCCTCGCAATAGCGTATACACGCGTCTCCACTCTCGAGCAAGCCGAACAGGGCGCTTCGTTGGAAGCACAAAAAAATGTGCTTGCAGCGGAGGCTGCTATGAGGAATTGGGACGTTGAAGTTATTGCAGACGAGGGAGTCAGTGCGAAAAGCTTGAAGCGTCCAGGTCTGCAATTGGCATTGGCGAAATTGGATTCTGGGCAGGCTGACTATCTCCTTTCTGTGAGACTTGACCGAGTTAGCCGTTCTGTGGCTGACTTCGCCGGACTGCTCGACCGGGCTGGCCGCAAAGGCTGGGGTCTTGCCCTTCTTTCTCCTAACATCGACACGTCGGACGCTGCAGGCCGCTTTACGGGCAATGTCTTGGCGTCTGCCGCACAGTACGAGAGGGAGCTTATTGGGGCGCGCACGCGCGAAGGGATGGCCCAGCGACGGGCCGAAGGCGTCAAGCTTGGCAGGCCTCGAAGCCTTGCCACAGGAGTCTCAGACGAAATAGTCAATTTGCGCGGACTTGGACGATCCCTGAGCGCTATCGCCAATGAGTTGAATGATCGAGGCGTTCCGACCGCTCAGGGCGGAGCCCGATGGTACGCCGCAACAATCAAGAAAATCATCGTTTCCAGGAGCGGAGAATCAGACCTGGATGGGTGCCCTTGGGAAGGATTGAACGATGACAAAACCGTGGCTTGTTAG
- a CDS encoding type I restriction endonuclease subunit R, EcoR124 family has protein sequence MLLKSYSEYYSDYAEKVSELVTMFPLGTPIIGESAQKEFIGLFDAILRLQNILTSFDEFTGHEILSDRQGQDYRSVYLDLYVNFRKDKNAEKEQINDDIVFEIELIKQVEINVDYILMLVQKYRSGRGDGDDKEIRAEITRAVDASPTLRNKKDLIEDFVDSLSADGEIDREWRAFIFAKREAELNVIIEDENLRPDETRIFVDTAFRDGHIVTTGTSITKVLPPVSRFSAAGGHGEKKQSVIAKLGVSFERFFGLSSPTEN, from the coding sequence GTGCTGCTCAAGTCATACAGTGAGTACTACAGCGACTATGCCGAGAAGGTCAGCGAGCTTGTCACTATGTTCCCGTTGGGCACGCCGATCATCGGGGAGTCAGCGCAAAAGGAGTTCATAGGCCTGTTTGATGCGATTTTGCGCCTGCAAAACATCCTTACGTCGTTCGACGAGTTCACCGGTCACGAGATTCTCAGCGACCGGCAGGGCCAGGACTACCGCAGCGTGTACCTGGACCTGTACGTCAATTTCCGCAAGGACAAGAACGCGGAAAAGGAACAGATCAATGACGACATCGTCTTCGAGATCGAGCTGATCAAACAGGTCGAGATCAACGTCGACTACATCCTCATGCTCGTTCAGAAATACCGCAGCGGACGCGGTGATGGCGACGATAAGGAAATCCGTGCAGAGATCACCCGAGCCGTGGATGCCAGCCCAACCCTGCGCAACAAGAAAGATCTTATCGAAGACTTCGTTGATTCTCTCTCAGCTGATGGGGAAATTGACCGGGAATGGAGGGCTTTCATCTTTGCCAAACGTGAAGCTGAGCTCAACGTTATTATCGAAGACGAGAACCTTCGCCCCGACGAAACGCGAATTTTCGTGGATACTGCGTTTCGTGATGGCCACATAGTTACCACCGGAACATCGATCACTAAAGTTCTCCCGCCAGTTTCGCGCTTTTCCGCAGCTGGCGGTCATGGCGAGAAAAAGCAAAGCGTGATTGCCAAACTCGGCGTGTCTTTTGAACGATTCTTCGGGCTGAGTTCGCCGACTGAAAACTGA
- a CDS encoding DUF262 domain-containing protein yields the protein MSDTHSTIDRTIDGVAKTIAEVLEKKKYSIDYYQREYKWESKQLAELVADLTTKFLDLYEPGHSRKDVAKYAGYFLGSIIISQKGSQPFIVDGQQRLTSLTLLLTFLRRLQQGRDDEVDVDQLIYSEKFGEKSFNLDVPDRTDCMKELFDSGAYEPRPDASESVHTLAGRYSELDELFPDELRNEVLPFFIDWLKDRVQFVQITAYTDDDAYAIFETMNDRGLKLTPADMLKGYLLANMEDGKPRTTANELWRKRLRTLDDQADDASSDFLKTWLRSQYSKKIRERKKGAKPEDWDRIGTEFHRWLRGAQDGIGLSSKTDFYEFVTRDLDFYSHQYERILRASRGTFHPDSPLRFVRYNSDLGFTLQDQLLLAPLRVEDSKQVIDQKLEIVGRFTDILLAWRIWNFRATAYSTMQYAMFNVMRDIRGLAAAELATVLREALLKIDENFDSNDHLHVHQQNRGQLHKILARITDHITVRSGLPSPYIELTNGTNVRYEVEHIWANHPERHVDEFSHEADFARHRNRIGDLLLLPKQFNASYNDDTYEKKLPHYYGQNLLAASLNPLSYEKNPGFVAFAKSSQLPFKPYKQFKAADVVERGDLYRDIAKQIWNPDDLPAVAKG from the coding sequence ATGAGCGACACTCACAGCACCATTGACCGCACCATCGACGGCGTCGCAAAGACGATCGCCGAAGTACTGGAAAAGAAGAAGTACTCGATCGACTATTACCAGCGTGAGTACAAATGGGAGTCCAAGCAGCTCGCCGAGCTAGTCGCCGACCTGACCACGAAGTTTCTCGACCTCTACGAGCCTGGCCATTCGCGCAAGGACGTGGCCAAGTATGCTGGCTACTTCCTGGGTTCCATCATCATCTCCCAAAAGGGAAGCCAGCCGTTCATCGTCGATGGCCAGCAGCGACTCACCAGCCTTACCCTGTTACTCACTTTCTTACGCCGTCTGCAGCAGGGCCGTGACGACGAAGTCGACGTCGACCAGCTGATCTACTCGGAGAAATTCGGCGAAAAGTCCTTCAACCTCGACGTCCCTGACCGCACGGACTGCATGAAGGAACTCTTCGATTCCGGCGCGTACGAGCCACGCCCGGACGCATCCGAGTCAGTCCACACCCTCGCGGGACGGTACAGCGAGCTGGACGAACTTTTCCCGGATGAGCTGAGGAACGAGGTGCTGCCGTTTTTTATCGACTGGCTCAAGGACCGGGTCCAGTTCGTGCAAATCACTGCATACACCGACGATGATGCGTACGCGATCTTCGAGACGATGAATGACCGCGGACTCAAACTAACCCCGGCCGACATGCTCAAGGGCTATCTCCTTGCCAACATGGAAGACGGCAAGCCCCGCACCACGGCAAACGAGCTCTGGCGCAAACGACTCCGCACCCTCGACGACCAGGCCGACGACGCCAGCTCCGATTTCCTGAAGACTTGGCTCCGAAGCCAATACTCAAAAAAGATCCGCGAACGCAAGAAAGGGGCAAAGCCGGAAGACTGGGACCGTATCGGAACGGAGTTTCACCGCTGGCTCCGCGGGGCCCAGGATGGTATTGGCCTCAGCTCAAAAACAGACTTCTACGAGTTCGTGACCCGTGACCTCGACTTTTACAGCCACCAGTACGAGCGCATACTCCGGGCATCAAGGGGAACATTCCACCCCGACAGCCCGCTGCGTTTCGTGCGTTACAACAGTGACCTCGGCTTCACCCTGCAGGATCAGCTCCTCTTGGCCCCACTTCGGGTCGAGGACAGCAAACAGGTTATTGACCAGAAGCTGGAGATCGTTGGCCGGTTCACCGATATCCTGCTCGCCTGGCGGATCTGGAACTTCCGAGCCACCGCCTATTCGACGATGCAGTACGCGATGTTCAATGTCATGCGCGACATCCGGGGGCTCGCGGCCGCCGAACTCGCCACCGTGCTCCGCGAGGCCCTGCTCAAGATTGACGAGAACTTCGACAGCAACGACCACCTGCACGTCCACCAACAAAACCGCGGGCAACTCCACAAGATCCTCGCGCGGATCACGGACCACATCACCGTCCGCTCCGGCCTTCCCTCCCCCTACATCGAGCTGACCAACGGCACAAACGTACGCTACGAAGTAGAGCATATTTGGGCCAATCACCCCGAACGCCACGTCGACGAGTTCAGTCATGAAGCAGACTTTGCACGACACCGAAACCGCATCGGCGACCTATTGCTACTGCCGAAGCAGTTCAACGCGAGCTACAACGATGACACCTATGAGAAGAAGCTGCCTCATTACTACGGTCAGAACTTGCTCGCGGCCAGCCTCAACCCGCTGAGCTACGAGAAGAATCCCGGCTTTGTGGCCTTCGCCAAGTCCAGCCAGCTGCCGTTCAAGCCCTACAAGCAGTTCAAAGCCGCCGACGTCGTAGAGCGCGGCGATCTGTACCGCGACATCGCCAAGCAAATCTGGAACCCCGACGATCTCCCTGCTGTTGCGAAGGGCTAA